The proteins below come from a single Methanolobus chelungpuianus genomic window:
- the asd gene encoding aspartate-semialdehyde dehydrogenase yields the protein MPETIRAGILGATGAVGQRFIQALENHPWFEITCLAASEKSAGKKYGKAANWRLESKMPDSVTGMEIVPVDPKKVDADVVFSALPSSFAKTVEAEFAKEGFVVASNASAFRMEKDVPLVVPEVNADHLGLIDVQQDKRGWDGYIVTNPNCSTIIMVPTLKPLMAFGLESVQVATMQAVSGAGYDGVASMAIMDNIIPYIGSEEEKMESEPLKLLGEFDGSEVVPADIKISASCNRVPVMDGHTEAIWAKMTDNPTPEQVRQAFLNFKPDLGDLPTEPEQVLIVRDEPDRPQPRLDRSMGKGMSITVGRIREGIRYMAMGHNTIRGAAGASVLNAELLHKMGKL from the coding sequence ATGCCAGAGACAATCAGAGCAGGTATTCTGGGTGCTACCGGCGCGGTAGGACAGAGATTCATACAGGCATTGGAGAACCACCCCTGGTTCGAGATCACATGTCTTGCAGCATCAGAGAAGAGTGCAGGCAAGAAATACGGCAAGGCAGCCAACTGGAGGCTCGAGAGCAAAATGCCGGACAGTGTCACAGGCATGGAGATCGTGCCGGTCGATCCGAAGAAGGTTGACGCTGACGTTGTATTCTCAGCGCTTCCATCAAGCTTTGCCAAAACAGTTGAAGCCGAGTTTGCAAAGGAAGGCTTCGTGGTGGCAAGCAATGCATCTGCGTTCAGGATGGAGAAAGATGTCCCCCTGGTCGTCCCGGAAGTTAACGCTGACCATCTCGGGCTGATAGACGTACAGCAGGACAAGCGCGGCTGGGACGGCTATATAGTGACAAACCCCAACTGTTCAACGATCATCATGGTGCCGACACTCAAACCGCTGATGGCCTTTGGCCTCGAGTCTGTCCAGGTCGCCACCATGCAGGCAGTATCAGGCGCAGGTTATGACGGAGTTGCCTCCATGGCAATAATGGATAACATTATCCCATACATCGGAAGCGAGGAAGAGAAGATGGAGAGCGAACCCCTGAAGCTGCTGGGTGAGTTCGACGGTTCCGAAGTGGTCCCTGCGGATATAAAGATCAGTGCATCCTGCAACAGGGTACCTGTGATGGACGGGCACACGGAAGCCATATGGGCAAAGATGACAGATAATCCTACGCCTGAGCAGGTCAGGCAGGCATTCCTCAATTTCAAGCCAGATCTTGGAGACCTCCCCACTGAGCCCGAGCAGGTGCTCATCGTCAGGGACGAGCCGGACAGGCCGCAGCCCCGCCTTGACAGGAGCATGGGCAAGGGTATGAGCATCACAGTCGGCAGGATAAGGGAAGGTATCCGCTACATGGCCATGGGACATAACACCATCCGTGGAGCTGCAGGTGCCAGCGTGCTCAATGCCGAGCTGCTGCACAAGATGGGCAAACTCTAA
- a CDS encoding DUF362 domain-containing protein, which translates to MVAIIIVDECVGCGTCIDECPAEAIVLNGDNIAVVDADECLDCGACVDVCPTNAIKME; encoded by the coding sequence ATGGTAGCAATAATCATTGTCGATGAATGCGTAGGTTGCGGAACATGTATCGATGAGTGCCCTGCAGAGGCAATTGTCCTTAATGGCGACAATATTGCAGTCGTGGATGCAGACGAATGTCTGGATTGCGGTGCATGTGTCGACGTGTGCCCGACAAATGCAATTAAAATGGAATAA